The following are encoded together in the Desulfofundulus luciae genome:
- a CDS encoding acetate--CoA ligase family protein: MNVAEFLAEARAAGRRYLCEDEVKEILGKVGIPVTPCRLAHNEDEAVELAGELGYPVVLKVRSPLIAHKSDTGGVALNMVDGRHVRQAYREIMARARATDPAAAVTVQPMAPPGREMIVGVTTDRQFGPVLMCGLGGVFTEILGDVSFRLVPVSPGVARNMIQSLRGYRLLAGYRGAPPSDEEALVNILVKVSDLVASYPQIQEMDLNPVVVYDRGALVLDARMVLAG; this comes from the coding sequence GTGAACGTTGCGGAATTCTTAGCGGAGGCCCGGGCTGCCGGGCGCCGGTATTTATGTGAGGACGAGGTGAAGGAAATTCTGGGTAAGGTGGGAATACCCGTGACTCCCTGCCGGCTGGCTCATAATGAGGACGAAGCGGTGGAACTGGCCGGGGAATTGGGTTATCCCGTGGTCTTAAAGGTGCGGTCCCCTTTAATCGCCCACAAGTCGGATACAGGTGGGGTGGCCTTGAACATGGTGGATGGCCGGCATGTGCGTCAGGCCTACCGGGAGATCATGGCCCGGGCGAGGGCAACAGATCCCGCGGCTGCAGTAACGGTGCAGCCCATGGCCCCGCCGGGTAGGGAAATGATTGTCGGGGTTACTACCGACCGGCAGTTCGGACCCGTGCTCATGTGCGGGCTCGGTGGGGTGTTTACGGAAATTCTGGGGGATGTCAGCTTTCGTTTAGTTCCCGTAAGCCCCGGTGTGGCCCGGAACATGATCCAGTCCTTGCGGGGATACCGTTTGCTGGCCGGTTACCGGGGTGCCCCGCCCTCAGACGAAGAGGCTCTCGTCAATATACTGGTTAAGGTTTCCGATCTGGTTGCCAGTTATCCCCAAATCCAGGAGATGGATTTAAACCCGGTAGTTGTTTATGACCGGGGAGCGCTGGTCCTGGATGCACGGATGGTGCTGGCAGGGTAG
- a CDS encoding anti-sigma factor — protein MRCQQIQELLSAYLDGEVEPSQQAKIKAHLEDCATCRYQWEDLVASVTLLRGLPGVSPPESFREQLLHKLEGRRIYAPRRRFRLGWPKFIAAAAILVVVFSLTSVWAGHILPQNLWPWHKGRDTAPSINVADRSLKKEVSTAPSGLRPETLEPGTGSSKDGDGYGEIQAGGEGDRAGTNYTLREGNGKGGELSQRANIRIDSLAGRHPQSGGVVKEKVHADPPPAASRQNVPELMAFSSPETTAGGQIKRAAGTSRSGSNGGLRAKASGKSASGAPRAGMAQEPGDSPGGDEVRTGVKTVKEFVLILEVLDISKAREEVLNLVQKYNALVGPEEPEGQSKVMIVISNEYWPGFREELKSLGQVKGSRTNFRDITLEYNGLVKNLNLLKEKEKELLSSTGSDLTELERVQGEIRKTTGQLHALSEAAQKTTVELVLCANSSCQQDQLQVK, from the coding sequence ATGCGTTGTCAGCAGATCCAGGAACTTCTCTCGGCATACCTGGACGGTGAAGTGGAACCCTCCCAGCAAGCGAAGATTAAGGCGCATTTAGAAGATTGTGCGACCTGCCGGTACCAGTGGGAAGATTTAGTGGCCAGCGTGACACTGTTGCGCGGTCTCCCCGGGGTGTCTCCCCCGGAGTCCTTTAGGGAGCAGTTGCTTCACAAGCTGGAAGGCCGGCGTATCTACGCTCCACGGCGCAGGTTCCGGTTGGGCTGGCCTAAATTTATTGCTGCTGCAGCCATACTGGTGGTCGTCTTTTCTTTGACCTCAGTTTGGGCCGGTCATATCCTTCCGCAGAACCTTTGGCCCTGGCATAAGGGCCGGGATACCGCCCCATCGATAAACGTGGCTGACCGCTCCCTTAAAAAAGAGGTGAGCACCGCCCCTTCAGGGCTCCGGCCGGAAACTCTTGAACCGGGAACCGGGTCTTCTAAAGATGGGGATGGTTACGGGGAAATTCAGGCAGGAGGAGAGGGAGATCGTGCCGGGACAAATTATACACTGCGCGAAGGTAACGGAAAGGGCGGGGAGTTATCCCAGCGGGCAAATATACGTATTGATAGTCTTGCCGGCCGGCATCCTCAATCCGGCGGCGTCGTAAAGGAAAAAGTTCACGCTGACCCGCCCCCCGCGGCATCCCGGCAAAATGTCCCGGAATTAATGGCCTTTAGTTCGCCGGAAACAACCGCCGGGGGACAAATTAAACGGGCCGCGGGCACCAGCCGTTCGGGTTCAAACGGAGGACTGCGGGCCAAAGCCAGCGGAAAAAGCGCATCAGGTGCTCCCCGGGCTGGAATGGCGCAGGAGCCTGGGGATTCCCCGGGTGGGGACGAGGTCAGGACCGGTGTCAAAACCGTTAAAGAGTTCGTGCTGATTCTGGAAGTACTCGATATCAGTAAAGCCAGGGAAGAAGTATTAAACCTGGTGCAAAAATATAACGCCCTGGTGGGGCCGGAAGAACCAGAAGGGCAGTCTAAAGTGATGATCGTTATCTCCAATGAATACTGGCCGGGGTTTCGGGAAGAACTAAAGAGTTTGGGACAGGTCAAGGGATCCCGGACCAACTTCCGGGATATCACCCTGGAATATAACGGGTTGGTAAAAAACCTGAACCTTTTAAAGGAGAAGGAAAAAGAACTCCTTTCCTCCACTGGTTCCGATTTAACGGAACTGGAGCGGGTGCAGGGCGAGATTAGAAAAACAACGGGTCAATTGCACGCCCTGTCCGAAGCTGCCCAAAAGACCACGGTGGAGCTTGTTTTGTGTGCAAATTCTTCTTGCCAGCAGGACCAATTGCAGGTAAAATAG
- a CDS encoding RNA polymerase sigma factor: MAKAPYFARWEWILLHPDDQELIERTIAGDLEAFSELVRRYEKKVFTVAFRFTGNYSDASDLAQEVFIRVYQALPRFRGKASFTTWLYRITANLCRDELRRQKRHKKTSLDEMAANPTGPPPPVGEGLSPDDVLERREFQEMVQACLNDLPEEYRLVLVMREIQGLSYDEIAAALDISTGTVKSRLSRARQAFRQKISGRQELFAFRPRLVK; the protein is encoded by the coding sequence ATGGCAAAAGCGCCATATTTTGCCCGGTGGGAGTGGATCCTTTTGCACCCTGATGATCAAGAATTGATAGAACGTACCATTGCCGGCGATCTGGAAGCCTTTTCAGAACTGGTACGCCGTTATGAGAAGAAAGTTTTTACCGTTGCCTTCCGTTTTACCGGCAATTACAGCGATGCCTCCGACCTGGCTCAGGAGGTTTTTATCAGGGTTTATCAGGCTTTGCCCCGCTTTCGAGGGAAAGCCAGTTTTACTACCTGGCTCTACCGCATTACTGCCAACCTGTGCCGGGACGAATTGCGCCGGCAGAAACGCCATAAAAAAACCTCGCTGGATGAAATGGCAGCTAATCCGACCGGTCCTCCCCCTCCCGTGGGTGAGGGTCTTTCTCCCGACGACGTTTTGGAACGCCGGGAGTTTCAGGAAATGGTGCAGGCTTGCCTTAACGATCTGCCCGAGGAGTACCGGCTGGTGCTGGTCATGCGGGAGATCCAGGGTCTTTCCTACGATGAAATAGCTGCGGCCCTGGACATTTCTACGGGGACGGTTAAATCCCGCCTCAGCCGCGCCCGTCAGGCCTTCCGGCAGAAAATATCCGGACGGCAGGAACTTTTTGCGTTCCGGCCACGTCTGGTTAAGTAA
- a CDS encoding class I SAM-dependent methyltransferase has protein sequence MHGLNVPTRETTIFLPGLTLSLLVARDMEDLITDPADEDNIPLWAEIWPAARGLARYIWENISFSGDTVLELGAGVGLPGLVCGLKGARVTFSDYKPEALQICMANAGLHGIKEADCLLADWRDFKTGRQFDWVIGSDILYDPKFHPFLADIFNRCLRPGGQLLISHPGRPATFDFLKERLQENFHVSAEKIMPVTIEDPYFPHHDIFIHHYAMRA, from the coding sequence ATGCATGGATTAAACGTGCCTACCAGGGAAACCACCATTTTCCTGCCGGGGTTAACCCTGTCCCTGTTGGTAGCCAGAGATATGGAAGATTTAATCACAGATCCCGCGGACGAGGATAACATTCCTTTATGGGCCGAAATCTGGCCCGCAGCCAGAGGACTGGCCCGGTACATCTGGGAAAATATTTCCTTTTCCGGCGACACCGTTTTAGAATTAGGTGCCGGGGTTGGCTTGCCGGGCCTGGTCTGCGGACTTAAAGGAGCCAGGGTAACCTTTTCCGACTACAAGCCCGAAGCTTTGCAGATTTGCATGGCCAACGCCGGACTTCACGGAATAAAGGAAGCGGATTGCCTGCTGGCCGACTGGCGGGATTTTAAAACAGGCCGGCAATTCGATTGGGTTATTGGCTCCGATATTCTCTACGACCCCAAATTTCATCCTTTCCTGGCTGATATTTTTAACCGTTGCCTGAGGCCGGGCGGCCAGCTTCTCATCTCCCACCCGGGGCGCCCGGCCACCTTTGATTTTTTGAAGGAGCGGCTGCAGGAAAACTTCCATGTGTCCGCCGAAAAAATAATGCCCGTAACCATCGAGGATCCTTATTTCCCCCACCACGACATATTCATACATCACTATGCAATGCGGGCATAG
- a CDS encoding carbon-nitrogen hydrolase family protein, whose amino-acid sequence MQRYKVAVCQMTIHQEKEKNLVRAREMIARAARQGARLVVLPEMFNCPYVARLFPRYAESYPEGPSLQMLSRAAREEGVYLVGGSLPERDGDQVYNTSFIFAPDGRLLGKHRKMHLFDVELASGLTVKESSTIGAGNQVTVIPSELGDLGVAICYDIRFPELMRLMVLKGARVVVIPAAFNMTTGPAHWELVFRMRAIDNQAYFIGASPARDPMAPYVAYGHSLVVDPWGNVVSMAREGEEIVYAEIDLDLIEKTRSELPLLRHRRTDIYALELLAP is encoded by the coding sequence GTGCAACGGTACAAGGTGGCCGTATGCCAGATGACCATACACCAGGAAAAAGAAAAAAATCTTGTTCGCGCCCGGGAGATGATTGCCCGCGCCGCCAGGCAGGGAGCCCGGCTGGTGGTTCTGCCGGAAATGTTTAATTGTCCTTACGTGGCCAGGCTTTTCCCCCGGTATGCAGAGAGTTACCCGGAAGGACCCAGCTTACAAATGCTGTCCCGGGCGGCCCGGGAGGAAGGGGTTTACCTGGTGGGGGGCTCCCTGCCGGAACGGGATGGCGATCAGGTTTATAACACCAGTTTTATTTTTGCTCCTGACGGGCGGTTACTGGGGAAACACAGGAAAATGCATCTTTTTGATGTGGAGCTGGCCAGCGGATTAACGGTTAAGGAATCCAGCACCATCGGTGCCGGAAATCAGGTTACGGTGATTCCCTCGGAACTGGGCGACCTGGGTGTGGCCATCTGCTATGATATCCGTTTTCCCGAACTCATGCGGTTGATGGTGTTAAAAGGAGCCCGGGTGGTGGTGATCCCGGCGGCCTTTAACATGACCACCGGCCCGGCCCACTGGGAGCTGGTTTTCCGCATGCGGGCCATTGATAACCAGGCCTATTTCATCGGGGCGTCTCCGGCCCGGGATCCCATGGCACCATATGTGGCTTATGGCCACTCCCTGGTAGTGGATCCCTGGGGGAATGTGGTCAGCATGGCCCGGGAAGGGGAAGAGATTGTCTATGCCGAGATAGATCTGGATTTGATTGAGAAGACTCGCTCGGAACTGCCTTTGTTGCGCCACCGGCGTACGGATATCTATGCCCTGGAGTTGCTCGCCCCGTAA
- the ychF gene encoding redox-regulated ATPase YchF — protein sequence MLSFGIVGLPMVGKTTIFNLVTESGVQTSNFMTGKTETNVGMARVRDPRVDFLSRLYNPRRTVYAQVQCSDVPGLVRGASEGRGVGNQFLEGIREVDLLVHVLRAFADPDVPHVEGEIDLLRDLETVSFELLFADMELLEKRIGRIKSGKKINKANAFELEVLEKCLDALENEVPLHQVELTGEERAVLRNYNFLTEKPVILVVNTDEEQFKSRRYPGREALEEAASARGLKMIEICGQMEMEISRLSPEDRELFLADLGVKELGSDRLVRTAYEELGLISFFTVGEDEVKAWTIRKGTDAKKAAGKIHSDIERGFIRAEVVAFNDLYQMGSMAKVREKGLARLEGRDYIVQDGDIINFRFNV from the coding sequence ATGTTAAGTTTTGGCATTGTGGGCCTGCCCATGGTGGGCAAGACAACCATCTTTAATTTGGTCACCGAAAGCGGTGTACAAACTTCAAACTTTATGACCGGCAAAACCGAGACCAATGTAGGTATGGCCCGGGTAAGGGATCCCCGGGTGGATTTTCTTTCCCGCCTGTATAACCCCCGCCGCACCGTTTACGCCCAGGTACAGTGTAGCGATGTGCCCGGCCTGGTGCGGGGAGCCAGTGAGGGCAGGGGAGTTGGAAATCAGTTCCTGGAAGGTATCCGGGAGGTGGACCTGCTGGTTCATGTGCTCCGGGCCTTTGCCGACCCGGATGTCCCCCATGTGGAGGGGGAAATTGACCTCCTGCGGGATCTGGAGACCGTTAGTTTTGAGCTGCTTTTTGCCGATATGGAACTGCTGGAAAAACGCATTGGTCGCATTAAATCAGGCAAGAAAATTAATAAAGCGAACGCTTTTGAATTGGAAGTGCTGGAAAAATGCCTGGACGCCCTGGAAAACGAGGTGCCTTTGCATCAGGTGGAGCTTACCGGAGAAGAAAGGGCGGTACTGCGCAATTATAATTTTTTAACCGAAAAACCCGTGATTTTAGTAGTGAATACCGATGAAGAGCAGTTTAAATCGCGGCGGTATCCAGGACGGGAGGCCCTGGAGGAGGCGGCGTCGGCCCGGGGTTTAAAAATGATTGAAATTTGCGGCCAGATGGAGATGGAAATCAGCCGGCTGTCGCCGGAGGACCGGGAGTTGTTCCTGGCTGATCTGGGGGTTAAGGAACTTGGCTCGGACCGGTTGGTGCGGACTGCTTATGAGGAGCTGGGTTTAATTTCTTTCTTTACCGTTGGCGAGGATGAGGTCAAGGCCTGGACCATCCGCAAGGGTACCGATGCCAAAAAAGCCGCCGGTAAAATCCATTCCGATATCGAGCGGGGGTTTATCCGGGCGGAAGTAGTGGCCTTTAATGACCTCTACCAGATGGGTTCTATGGCTAAGGTCAGGGAAAAAGGCCTTGCCCGCCTGGAAGGCAGGGACTACATTGTTCAGGATGGAGACATTATCAACTTCAGGTTTAATGTGTAA
- a CDS encoding rhomboid family intramembrane serine protease, giving the protein MIPLRDSIRPRRRPFVNWLLILINLWVFFFKELGLSQAQLSELFYNLGVIPAQVTHALQTGAPLEPLLIPFITAMFLHGGWVHVGGNMLYLWIFGDNVEDRLGHFRFLLFYLLCGVVGSLAHILANPTSPVPVIGASGAIAGVLGGYFITFRHSRILALVPVFFFLTLMEVPAVIFLALWFVIQLFNGAASLGGVVNPVAWWAHVGGFVAGMILMKLLTPRSRLRNEYPWW; this is encoded by the coding sequence GTGATTCCTTTACGCGATAGCATCCGCCCGCGACGCAGGCCCTTTGTGAACTGGCTTTTAATTTTGATCAACCTGTGGGTTTTCTTTTTTAAAGAATTGGGACTTTCCCAGGCACAACTAAGCGAGCTTTTCTATAACCTGGGCGTTATTCCCGCCCAGGTAACCCATGCCCTGCAAACCGGAGCGCCGCTGGAACCCCTGTTAATACCCTTTATTACGGCCATGTTTTTGCATGGCGGGTGGGTACACGTCGGGGGCAACATGCTGTACCTGTGGATATTCGGGGATAATGTGGAGGACCGCCTGGGTCACTTTCGTTTTCTTCTCTTTTACTTGCTCTGCGGCGTGGTAGGAAGCCTGGCCCATATTCTGGCCAACCCTACTTCACCCGTACCGGTTATCGGTGCCAGCGGGGCAATTGCCGGGGTTCTGGGCGGGTACTTTATTACCTTTCGCCATTCAAGGATCCTGGCCCTGGTGCCGGTGTTCTTTTTCCTCACCCTGATGGAAGTGCCGGCGGTAATTTTCCTGGCCCTGTGGTTTGTCATCCAGCTCTTTAACGGCGCGGCTTCCCTGGGTGGGGTGGTCAACCCGGTGGCCTGGTGGGCCCATGTAGGTGGTTTTGTAGCCGGAATGATCTTAATGAAGCTTTTGACCCCTCGTAGCCGGCTGCGCAACGAGTATCCCTGGTGGTAA
- a CDS encoding DUF169 domain-containing protein, with amino-acid sequence MQSKIAAAIKLKYSPVAILLTDEKPEGALQFKEGRWGCVVAMFTAAAKGRTAVFDRKTFGCLGGGVGLGFGNQYVNFPGGIEYFISTGNKEFCRSEMGKNLVRNLPALEEGERYFKSPDIAKKFVDTLPITDVPTTYVVFKPLEEVTAGETPAVVVFLANPDQLSALTVLANYESGGRLNVIAPFGAGCHTIFLIPYAEGKSEHPRAVIGLTDISARKHVDRDLLSFAVPYKMFLQMESNVEGSFLEKENWLQVLERNQPESSK; translated from the coding sequence ATGCAGAGTAAAATTGCCGCGGCCATTAAGCTCAAGTATTCCCCGGTAGCGATCCTGTTAACTGACGAAAAACCGGAAGGAGCACTGCAGTTCAAGGAAGGGCGCTGGGGCTGCGTGGTAGCCATGTTCACCGCTGCCGCTAAAGGCCGGACGGCTGTGTTTGACCGGAAAACCTTTGGTTGCCTTGGCGGCGGCGTCGGACTGGGATTCGGCAACCAGTACGTCAATTTTCCCGGCGGCATCGAATACTTTATCTCCACCGGCAACAAGGAGTTTTGCCGCAGCGAGATGGGAAAAAACCTGGTGCGCAACCTGCCGGCCCTGGAGGAGGGAGAGCGCTATTTTAAATCACCGGATATAGCAAAGAAGTTTGTGGACACCCTGCCCATAACTGATGTTCCCACCACTTACGTGGTATTCAAGCCTCTGGAAGAAGTAACCGCCGGAGAAACTCCCGCCGTCGTCGTGTTCCTGGCCAATCCCGACCAGTTGTCAGCCTTAACTGTGCTGGCCAATTACGAGAGCGGCGGCAGGCTGAACGTCATTGCACCTTTTGGGGCCGGATGCCATACCATCTTCCTCATCCCTTATGCCGAAGGCAAGTCGGAACACCCCCGGGCAGTAATCGGCTTGACCGACATATCTGCACGCAAGCATGTGGACAGGGACCTGCTCTCCTTTGCCGTACCTTACAAAATGTTCCTGCAAATGGAAAGCAATGTAGAGGGCAGTTTTTTAGAAAAAGAAAACTGGCTGCAGGTGCTGGAAAGGAATCAGCCAGAGTCCTCAAAGTGA
- a CDS encoding acetate--CoA ligase family protein gives MPGNKLEVLDSIFYPRSVAVIGVTESSDRVGYNLLQSLIYSGFQGKIYPIHPRLESLQGLPVYRSLEEVPGPVDVAVIGVNQFATVEVVEQCGKKGVKGVICVAGGYREMGAEGKALEERLIAVARQYNMEVVGPNTLGLINTRANLNATFYPLRLPRGKVSFVSQSGGVGLTILQKAMDEGLGINKWVGVGNRSTLELSDYLEYLARDDSTAVIGVFVEGTDDARRLVQVAGEVARRKPVVFYKVGRSDAVNLAALTHTGSMAGSYQMYRQILQQFGLLVVESTLEMVAACKALAMAPIPRGNGVGVVTHTAGPSIVLLDEVNLRGGVFPPFTESTMDRIKEVLGQNPPVVLKNPLDAAGQGMQAAAIGRLVEAVLDDPRIDLLVAAYCLHLNWRCPTPELLAAQKQSGKPVVALYISTQEQVREEREILHSRGIPVYITPEEAAWGVSALLHYALQRGGISR, from the coding sequence TTGCCCGGCAATAAACTGGAGGTGCTGGACAGTATTTTTTATCCCCGCAGCGTGGCTGTAATAGGGGTTACCGAATCGAGCGACCGGGTAGGTTATAACCTTTTACAAAGTCTTATCTATTCGGGGTTTCAGGGCAAGATCTATCCAATACATCCCCGCCTTGAGAGCCTGCAGGGCCTGCCGGTATACCGTTCCCTGGAAGAAGTGCCCGGACCGGTGGATGTGGCGGTAATTGGGGTAAATCAGTTTGCTACCGTGGAAGTGGTGGAGCAGTGCGGTAAAAAAGGAGTGAAAGGGGTTATCTGCGTAGCGGGCGGCTACCGGGAAATGGGGGCGGAAGGGAAGGCCCTGGAAGAACGCCTGATTGCCGTGGCCCGGCAATATAACATGGAAGTGGTTGGCCCGAACACGCTGGGGTTGATTAATACCCGGGCCAATCTAAACGCCACTTTTTATCCCCTGCGGTTACCCCGGGGCAAAGTTTCCTTCGTCAGCCAGAGCGGTGGTGTGGGGCTTACCATACTGCAAAAAGCCATGGATGAGGGCCTGGGCATCAACAAGTGGGTGGGCGTGGGCAACCGCAGCACCCTGGAATTGAGCGATTACCTGGAATACCTGGCCCGGGACGACAGTACGGCGGTCATTGGCGTTTTTGTCGAGGGCACCGATGATGCCCGGCGCCTGGTACAGGTAGCCGGTGAGGTGGCCCGGCGTAAGCCGGTGGTTTTTTATAAGGTGGGGCGTTCTGATGCGGTGAACCTTGCCGCCCTCACCCATACCGGCAGCATGGCCGGCAGCTATCAAATGTACAGGCAGATACTGCAACAGTTCGGCCTTTTGGTAGTGGAGAGTACTTTAGAAATGGTGGCTGCCTGTAAAGCCCTGGCCATGGCTCCCATTCCCCGGGGAAACGGGGTAGGGGTGGTGACCCATACGGCTGGTCCCAGTATCGTACTGCTGGATGAAGTAAACTTGCGGGGCGGGGTGTTCCCTCCCTTTACTGAGAGTACTATGGACAGGATCAAAGAGGTACTGGGTCAAAACCCCCCGGTGGTGCTCAAAAACCCCCTGGATGCAGCGGGACAGGGCATGCAGGCAGCTGCCATTGGCCGGCTGGTGGAAGCGGTGCTGGATGATCCGCGAATCGATCTCCTGGTGGCTGCCTACTGCCTTCACCTGAACTGGCGCTGTCCCACTCCGGAACTGCTGGCCGCACAAAAGCAGAGCGGCAAGCCGGTGGTGGCCCTGTACATTTCGACCCAGGAACAAGTAAGGGAAGAGAGGGAAATCCTGCACTCCCGGGGCATCCCCGTCTACATTACCCCCGAGGAGGCGGCCTGGGGAGTCTCGGCCCTTTTACATTACGCCCTGCAACGAGGAGGGATCAGCCGGTGA
- a CDS encoding inorganic phosphate transporter, whose translation MCEVLVPVIFLALAFDFINGFHDTANAVATSLATGALTPRSAILLATTLNLLGALTFTGVALTIAGGIIDTAILFNNPKTISAALLAAIVWNLLTWLGGLPSSSSHALVGALTGATLAATGPIGVNLAGLSTIFQALVLSPLLAVTAGFAVMTVVFCLSGGRTGPHLNRRFRYWQRLAAALQAFSHGTNDAQKTMGVITLALVLTGYQESFVVPLWVKVLSALALALGTSCGGWRIIRTVGRGITHLDPPAGFAADMGSAMVILTATLLGLPVSTTHVISSSITGVGLTRGAKAVSWSTVARILLAWVLTLPATTALGALFYFL comes from the coding sequence GTGTGTGAGGTCCTTGTGCCGGTCATTTTCCTGGCCCTGGCCTTCGACTTTATTAACGGTTTCCATGACACCGCCAACGCCGTGGCTACCTCCCTGGCCACCGGCGCCCTGACACCCCGGTCCGCCATCCTCCTGGCCACTACCTTGAACCTCCTGGGGGCTCTGACATTTACCGGGGTGGCCCTGACCATTGCCGGAGGCATTATCGATACCGCCATCCTTTTTAATAACCCCAAAACCATTTCGGCCGCCCTGCTGGCGGCCATTGTCTGGAACCTGTTAACCTGGCTTGGCGGGCTGCCCAGCAGTTCTTCCCACGCCCTGGTAGGCGCCTTAACCGGCGCTACCCTGGCCGCAACAGGCCCGATAGGGGTTAACCTTGCCGGGTTGAGCACTATTTTTCAGGCCCTGGTCCTGTCCCCACTCCTGGCCGTAACTGCCGGTTTTGCAGTCATGACGGTCGTGTTTTGCTTATCCGGAGGCCGGACCGGTCCCCATCTAAACCGCCGGTTCAGATACTGGCAGCGCCTGGCCGCCGCCCTGCAGGCCTTTTCCCATGGGACCAACGACGCACAAAAAACCATGGGGGTAATTACCCTGGCCCTGGTCCTGACCGGATACCAGGAGAGTTTTGTGGTCCCCCTGTGGGTTAAGGTCCTTTCGGCCCTGGCCCTGGCGCTGGGAACTTCCTGCGGCGGCTGGCGGATCATCCGTACGGTGGGCAGGGGCATCACCCACCTGGATCCGCCAGCAGGTTTTGCCGCCGATATGGGCTCGGCCATGGTCATTTTGACGGCCACCCTTTTAGGATTACCCGTCAGCACCACCCATGTCATTTCTTCTTCCATCACCGGAGTGGGCCTTACCCGGGGAGCAAAGGCCGTATCCTGGTCCACAGTGGCCAGAATTCTTTTAGCCTGGGTTCTCACCCTGCCGGCCACCACCGCCCTGGGGGCGCTGTTTTACTTCCTTTGA
- a CDS encoding cell wall hydrolase, producing MAFFLWFKENKAAVMAATAVMVVLIFALAVLPGNGDATTGIAENSKTSKITANNYKISQRHSFQTKVNAQVSRGSSISRDDLILMARVIEGEAADEPYIGKVAVGAVILNRTRSGEFPHTIRGVIYQPDAFEAVTNGQYLRPLTPESIAAAREAASGHDPTGGALYYWNPAKARSTWVWSRPVIMQIGNHVFAR from the coding sequence ATGGCTTTTTTTCTTTGGTTCAAAGAGAACAAAGCAGCCGTAATGGCTGCTACCGCGGTTATGGTAGTGCTGATCTTTGCCCTGGCGGTATTGCCGGGCAACGGGGATGCCACCACTGGAATTGCGGAAAACTCCAAAACGAGCAAGATCACTGCGAACAATTATAAAATATCCCAAAGGCATTCTTTCCAGACGAAAGTCAATGCTCAGGTATCCCGCGGATCCAGCATCAGCCGGGACGACCTTATACTCATGGCCCGGGTGATTGAGGGTGAGGCAGCCGACGAGCCTTATATCGGCAAGGTAGCCGTAGGGGCCGTAATCCTGAACCGCACCCGGAGCGGGGAATTCCCCCACACCATCCGGGGAGTGATATACCAGCCCGATGCCTTTGAGGCGGTAACCAACGGCCAGTATTTACGGCCCCTCACCCCTGAATCCATCGCCGCAGCCCGGGAAGCAGCCAGTGGTCATGATCCCACGGGCGGAGCCCTTTACTACTGGAACCCGGCTAAGGCAAGGAGCACCTGGGTCTGGTCCCGGCCGGTAATCATGCAAATCGGCAACCACGTCTTTGCCCGGTAA
- a CDS encoding NifU family protein, with product MREKVEEVLNKIRPALQRDGGDVELVDVGADGVVKVRLKGACGGUPMSTYTLKMGIERSLKQAVPEVKEVIQV from the coding sequence TTGCGGGAAAAAGTTGAGGAAGTACTCAATAAAATACGCCCTGCCCTGCAGCGGGACGGTGGCGATGTGGAACTGGTAGATGTCGGTGCCGATGGTGTGGTAAAGGTCAGGTTAAAGGGTGCCTGTGGCGGGTGACCCATGTCCACCTATACCCTGAAAATGGGGATTGAGCGGTCGCTCAAGCAGGCAGTTCCGGAGGTTAAAGAAGTCATTCAAGTTTAA